A stretch of Henckelia pumila isolate YLH828 chromosome 4, ASM3356847v2, whole genome shotgun sequence DNA encodes these proteins:
- the LOC140862252 gene encoding uncharacterized protein, translating into MYRIETDERIRGVLRMRPNAFMKFVSLLREKTFLEDTIYSSIEEQFAKFLYIVGQNESTRSMGFIFLRSGETISRHFHNVLKAIISLQDQFIIQPNGNDVPPEIFHNPRFYPYFKDCIGAIDGTHFRVKVSKEHVARYRGRKDFPTQNVLAACTFDLRFTYVLPGWEGSAADGRILEDALDREDKLKVPNDPDERLIAEVDSELIHEDIVNEENAASRGRTESNRQGIMIRNRIAQEMWEDYSCGPT; encoded by the exons ATGTATCGTATTGAAACCGATGAAAGAATTCGTGGAGTACTTCGTATGAGACCGAATGCATTTATGAAATTTGTTTCACTATTACGAGAGAAAACTTTCCTCGAAGATACTATTTACAGCAGCATAGAAGAacaatttgcaaaatttttgTATATTGTTGGGCAAAATGAAAGTACTCGTTCAATGGGATTTATATTCTTACGATCTGGGGAAACCATCAGTCGACATTTTCACAATGTCTTGAAGGCAATCATATCTCTTCAAGATCAATTTATTATTCAACCTAATGGGAATGATGTCCCGCCTGAAATATTTCATAATCCTAGATTCTATCCTTATTTCAAG GATTGTATTGGTGCAATTGATGGAACACATTTCCGTGTTAAAGTATCTAAAGAACATGTTGCAAGATATAGAGGAAGAAAAGATTTTCCCACACAAAATGTGTTGGCTGCATGTACCTTCGACTTGAGGTTTACATATGTGTTACCCGGATGGGAAGGTTCAGCAGCTGATGGTCGTATCCTTGAGGATGcacttgatagagaagataagCTAAAAGTTCCAAATG ATCCTGATGAAAGATTGATTGCTGAAGTCGATAGTGAATTAATACATGAAGATATTGTGAATGAAGAAAATGCAGCTTCTCGAGGTAGAACTGAAAGTAATAGGCAAGGAATAATGATAAGAAATAGAATAGCACAAGAAATGTGGGAAGATTATTCATGTGGTcctacttaa